Proteins from one Parafrankia irregularis genomic window:
- a CDS encoding winged helix-turn-helix transcriptional regulator: MREPLPADMFDELCPSSLNPIRFGDKWAALIIRCLEDGPRRFSELRVPLSRVTPKVLTQSLRSLERDGLITRTVLDARANAHVEYELTALGRSMLEPMTVACAWVAEHWDQLLDAREAYDGVIRLDRAG, from the coding sequence GTGAGGGAGCCTCTGCCCGCCGACATGTTCGACGAGCTGTGCCCGTCCTCGCTCAACCCGATCCGCTTCGGCGACAAGTGGGCGGCCCTCATCATCCGCTGCCTTGAAGACGGGCCGCGCCGGTTCTCCGAGCTGCGCGTGCCACTTAGCCGGGTCACTCCCAAGGTGCTCACCCAGTCGCTGCGTTCCCTCGAACGGGACGGCCTGATCACCCGCACCGTCCTGGATGCCAGGGCCAACGCCCATGTCGAGTACGAGCTGACCGCGCTGGGCCGCAGCATGCTGGAGCCGATGACGGTTGCCTGCGCCTGGGTCGCCGAGCACTGGGACCAGCTCCTCGATGCCCGCGAGGCGTACGACGGCGTCATCCGCCTCGACCGCGCCGGGTGA
- a CDS encoding NAD(P)-dependent oxidoreductase: MDIVVFGAGGRAGRQALAEAGRRGHQVTAVVRDPAQHGDLPSDVRVVAGDVTDAMSVERAAAGQDAAISAAVDLSVPAHDFFTASSRALVTGLARAGVRRLVVVGLSSILPGASGAALMDEPGYPNEYRPFFLGHAAGLDVLRTCELDWAYIAPAGDFNHDGARTGQYRVAEHGDAASRIGYSDFAIALLDEIEEARHHRATVSVR; encoded by the coding sequence GTGGACATTGTGGTGTTCGGCGCAGGCGGGCGTGCGGGGCGGCAGGCTCTCGCCGAAGCAGGTCGCCGCGGCCACCAGGTCACCGCCGTGGTCCGCGACCCCGCCCAGCATGGTGACCTGCCGTCCGACGTCCGGGTGGTTGCGGGCGATGTGACGGACGCGATGAGTGTCGAGCGGGCGGCGGCCGGGCAGGACGCGGCGATCAGCGCCGCGGTCGACCTGTCCGTGCCGGCACACGATTTCTTCACCGCATCGTCCCGCGCCCTGGTCACAGGGCTGGCCAGGGCGGGCGTGCGCCGTCTGGTGGTCGTCGGCCTCTCCTCGATCCTGCCGGGGGCATCCGGCGCCGCGTTGATGGACGAGCCCGGCTACCCGAACGAGTACCGTCCTTTCTTTCTCGGCCACGCGGCGGGCCTCGACGTGCTGCGCACCTGCGAGCTCGACTGGGCGTACATCGCTCCCGCCGGGGACTTCAACCACGACGGGGCGCGCACCGGCCAGTACCGGGTCGCCGAGCACGGCGACGCGGCCAGCCGGATCGGCTACTCGGACTTCGCAATCGCGCTGCTCGACGAGATCGAGGAAGCGCGTCACCACCGCGCCACCGTCAGCGTCCGGTAG